The proteins below are encoded in one region of Streptomyces sp. NBC_00490:
- a CDS encoding TerB family tellurite resistance protein, whose translation MLPGRGRNGQAVRAARLLGTRTAWTPVGDGEFFCPGCGGDRNYQRLTGRRRFTLLGMPVLPRGETGPVVECAACKRHFGTDVLDHPTTTRFSAMLRDAVHTVALAVLAAGGTCSRTALEAAACTVRAAGFDDCTEDQLGALVEALAADTGRVFGEPCGAGLAIELHEALDPLAPHLAPAGRESVLLQGARIALADGPYTPAERDALATVGAALTICADDVTRLLAAARTPS comes from the coding sequence GTGCTGCCAGGACGGGGACGAAACGGCCAGGCCGTCAGGGCTGCGCGCCTGCTGGGCACCCGCACCGCGTGGACGCCCGTGGGCGACGGGGAGTTCTTCTGCCCCGGCTGCGGCGGCGACCGCAACTACCAGCGGCTGACCGGCAGGCGCCGCTTCACCCTCCTCGGCATGCCCGTGCTGCCGCGCGGCGAGACCGGTCCGGTCGTGGAGTGCGCCGCCTGCAAGCGCCACTTCGGCACCGACGTCCTCGACCACCCGACCACCACCCGCTTCTCCGCGATGCTCCGCGACGCCGTCCACACCGTCGCCCTCGCGGTGCTCGCCGCGGGCGGCACCTGCTCCCGTACGGCGCTGGAGGCCGCCGCCTGCACGGTCCGTGCCGCCGGCTTCGACGACTGCACGGAGGACCAGCTCGGGGCGCTGGTCGAGGCGCTGGCCGCGGACACCGGACGGGTCTTCGGCGAGCCCTGCGGGGCAGGCCTGGCCATAGAGCTCCACGAGGCGCTGGACCCGCTGGCCCCGCACCTCGCCCCCGCCGGCCGTGAGTCGGTCCTCCTCCAGGGCGCACGGATCGCCCTCGCCGACGGGCCCTACACCCCCGCGGAGCGGGACGCCCTCGCTACGGTCGGCGCCGCGCTCACCATCTGCGCGGACGACGTGACGCGGCTGCTGGCGGCGGCGCGCACCCCGTCGTAG
- the leuA gene encoding 2-isopropylmalate synthase, with the protein MANRQQPSAMPIHKYGQYDQVDIADRTWPNNRITVAPRWLSTDLRDGNQALIDPMSPERKRRMFDQLVKMGYKEIEVGFPASGQTDFDFVRSIVEEPGAIPDDVTISVLTQAREDLIERTVESLKGAKRATVHLYNATAPVFRRVVFRGSKDDIKQIAVDGTRLVMEYAEKLLGPETEFGYQYSPEIFTDTELDFALEVCEAVMDVYQPGPGREIILNLPATVERSTPSTHADRFEWMSRNISRREHVVISVHPHNDRGTAVAAAELALMAGADRVEGCLFGQGERTGNVDLVTLGMNLFSQGVDPQIDFSDIDEIRRTWEYCNQMEVHPRHPYVGDLVYTSFSGSHQDAIKKGFDAMEADAAAKGVTVDDIEWAVPYLPIDPKDVGRSYEAVIRVNSQSGKGGIAYVLKNDHKLDLPRRMQIEFSKLIQAKTDAEGGEVTGGDIWATFRDEYLPNPENPWGRVQVKNNQSTTDTDGVDTLKVEATVDGQDTVLTGSGNGPISAFFDALQSIGIDVRLLDYQEHTMSEGASAQAASYIECAIDGKVLWGIGIDANTTRASLKAVVSAVNRAAR; encoded by the coding sequence ATGGCGAACCGCCAGCAGCCCAGTGCCATGCCGATCCACAAGTACGGCCAGTACGACCAGGTCGACATCGCGGACCGCACCTGGCCGAACAACCGGATCACCGTCGCCCCCCGCTGGCTCTCCACGGATCTGCGCGACGGCAACCAGGCCCTGATCGACCCGATGTCGCCCGAGCGCAAGCGCCGGATGTTCGACCAGCTGGTCAAGATGGGCTACAAGGAGATCGAGGTCGGCTTCCCGGCCTCGGGGCAGACCGACTTCGACTTCGTGCGCTCCATCGTCGAGGAGCCGGGCGCGATCCCCGACGACGTCACCATCTCCGTGCTGACCCAGGCCCGCGAGGACCTGATCGAGCGCACGGTGGAGTCCCTGAAGGGCGCCAAGCGCGCCACCGTGCACCTGTACAACGCCACCGCCCCCGTCTTCCGCCGCGTGGTCTTCCGCGGCTCCAAGGACGACATCAAGCAGATCGCCGTCGACGGCACCCGCCTGGTGATGGAGTACGCCGAGAAGCTGCTGGGCCCCGAGACCGAGTTCGGCTACCAGTACAGCCCGGAGATCTTCACCGACACCGAGCTGGACTTCGCGCTGGAGGTCTGCGAGGCGGTCATGGACGTCTACCAGCCGGGTCCGGGCCGCGAGATCATCCTCAACCTGCCCGCCACCGTGGAGCGTTCGACGCCGTCCACGCACGCGGACCGCTTCGAGTGGATGAGCCGCAACATCTCCCGCCGCGAGCACGTCGTCATCTCCGTCCACCCGCACAACGACCGCGGAACCGCCGTCGCCGCCGCCGAGCTGGCCCTGATGGCCGGCGCCGACCGTGTCGAGGGCTGTCTGTTCGGCCAGGGCGAGCGCACCGGCAACGTCGACCTGGTCACCCTGGGCATGAACCTGTTCTCCCAGGGCGTCGACCCGCAGATCGACTTCTCCGACATCGACGAGATCCGTCGTACGTGGGAGTACTGCAACCAGATGGAGGTCCACCCGCGCCACCCGTACGTGGGCGACCTGGTCTACACGTCCTTCTCCGGCTCCCACCAGGACGCCATCAAGAAGGGCTTCGACGCCATGGAGGCCGACGCGGCCGCGAAGGGTGTCACCGTCGACGACATCGAGTGGGCGGTCCCGTACCTGCCGATCGACCCGAAGGACGTCGGCCGCTCCTACGAGGCGGTCATCCGGGTCAACTCGCAGTCCGGCAAGGGTGGTATCGCGTACGTCCTGAAGAACGACCACAAGCTGGACCTGCCGCGCCGGATGCAGATCGAGTTCTCCAAGCTGATCCAGGCCAAGACGGACGCCGAGGGCGGCGAGGTCACCGGCGGCGACATCTGGGCGACCTTCCGGGACGAGTACCTGCCGAACCCCGAGAACCCGTGGGGCCGCGTCCAGGTCAAGAACAACCAGTCGACGACCGACACGGACGGCGTGGACACGCTGAAGGTGGAGGCCACGGTCGACGGTCAGGACACCGTCCTGACGGGCTCCGGCAACGGTCCGATCTCGGCCTTCTTCGACGCCCTGCAGTCCATCGGCATCGACGTACGGCTGCTGGACTACCAGGAGCACACGATGAGCGAGGGGGCGTCCGCGCAGGCCGCCTCCTACATCGAATGCGCGATCGACGGCAAGGTTCTGTGGGGGATCGGCATCGATGCGAACACGACGCGTGCGTCGCTGAAGGCGGTCGTCTCGGCGGTCAACCGAGCGGCGCGCTAA
- a CDS encoding M4 family metallopeptidase, producing MTTHGGSEPVFCTVVPPHVLDKLAQAEDPALAGPARRTLERDAFERTHRRLTTVVGAPSIAAPSGAEPGKPYRTVYDARHRTDLPGKKVRTEGSEPGKDATVNRAYAGLGATFELFLAAYQRDSIDGGGLPLDATVHYEENYNNAFWNGEQMVFGDGDGEIFLDFTIPIDVIGHELTHGVTQYTANLTYFGQPGALNESMSDVFGSLIKQHTLGQTAAEADWLIGAGLLAPRVTGSALRSMKAPGTAYDDDVLGKDPQPATMDDFVRTGRDNGGVHINSGIPNHAFYLAATTLGGHAWERAGQIWYDVLTGGRLKKDALFTDFAALTVEAAKDRYKDGEELQAVLKAWEQVGVRTA from the coding sequence ATGACGACCCACGGGGGCTCTGAGCCCGTCTTCTGCACCGTCGTACCACCGCATGTCCTCGACAAGCTCGCCCAGGCCGAGGACCCCGCGCTCGCTGGTCCCGCCCGCAGGACCCTGGAACGCGACGCCTTCGAGCGCACCCACCGCCGGCTGACCACGGTCGTCGGCGCTCCCTCCATCGCCGCGCCGTCCGGCGCCGAGCCCGGCAAGCCGTACCGCACCGTCTACGACGCCCGGCACCGCACCGACCTGCCCGGCAAGAAGGTCCGCACCGAGGGCTCGGAGCCCGGCAAGGACGCCACGGTCAACCGCGCTTACGCCGGTCTCGGAGCCACCTTCGAGCTGTTCCTGGCGGCGTACCAGCGCGACTCCATCGACGGAGGCGGCCTCCCGCTGGACGCCACCGTCCACTACGAGGAGAACTACAACAACGCCTTCTGGAACGGCGAGCAGATGGTGTTCGGCGACGGCGACGGCGAGATCTTCCTCGACTTCACCATCCCGATCGACGTCATCGGCCACGAACTCACCCACGGCGTCACGCAGTACACGGCCAACCTCACCTACTTCGGCCAGCCCGGCGCCCTCAACGAGTCGATGTCCGACGTCTTCGGCTCCCTCATCAAGCAGCACACCCTCGGCCAGACCGCCGCCGAGGCCGACTGGCTCATCGGCGCGGGCCTGCTCGCCCCGCGCGTCACCGGCTCCGCCCTGCGCTCCATGAAGGCCCCGGGCACGGCGTACGACGACGACGTCCTCGGCAAGGACCCGCAGCCCGCGACCATGGACGACTTCGTCCGCACCGGCCGTGACAACGGCGGCGTCCACATCAACTCCGGCATCCCCAACCACGCCTTCTACCTCGCCGCCACCACCCTCGGCGGCCACGCCTGGGAGCGGGCCGGACAGATCTGGTACGACGTCCTGACCGGCGGCCGGCTGAAGAAGGACGCCCTCTTCACGGACTTCGCCGCCCTGACGGTCGAGGCGGCCAAGGACCGCTACAAGGACGGCGAGGAGCTCCAGGCCGTCCTGAAGGCGTGGGAGCAGGTCGGGGTGCGCACGGCGTAG
- a CDS encoding protealysin inhibitor emfourin, which yields MRIRVRRTGGFAGIERHAEVDTSGRPDAHEWHALAEKALASGRGTPPIGVPDGFAYEITVDGRTVYAADPRLTEEQRELISRVLKEGA from the coding sequence ATGCGTATTCGAGTGCGACGTACCGGTGGATTCGCGGGGATCGAGCGTCATGCCGAGGTGGACACCTCGGGCCGGCCCGACGCCCACGAGTGGCACGCCCTGGCCGAGAAGGCGCTCGCCTCCGGCCGGGGCACACCGCCCATCGGGGTGCCCGACGGTTTCGCCTACGAGATCACCGTGGACGGCAGGACGGTGTACGCCGCCGACCCACGGCTGACCGAGGAGCAGCGCGAGCTGATCTCACGGGTCCTGAAGGAAGGGGCCTGA